One segment of Curtobacterium poinsettiae DNA contains the following:
- a CDS encoding glutamate synthase central domain-containing protein has translation MNPTSFGLYDPARESSDCGVGFITRLDGTPSHDVIRKGDEALCSIPHRGGKSAEGVGDGAGVSIDLSVEFFSAITGEQLRAGHFGVANCFVPSGAGPAADAERARAQQTVTDAIEQQGFELLLVRDVPVDHSVARPEAEQYQLPILQWVFRAPSDWDRTEVDAAANRALLAIEAVSYAQAAAERAEHAALYPLSLSARTQILKGRLNSGEVIGYFTDLRDPRHSVRTLYFHTRFSTNTEPHPTMAQPFRLMAHNGELNTDRKNRLSDEALARARTRSIVRPPGQSDSSRLDQTLQSRVFDDGLEIIEAVVSLMPPAWENDRTLTPDVRDMLEYFSLYEEKNDGPAAVIFSDGDVVGARLDRLGLRPLRTVETAEYLMVSSEAGQVEFDADEVVHRGRIEAGGMLVVDHRTGTRMRTGEVLHMLAARRDYGALLDAARVNLDDVPAPDYERTTSTLGYDGDLSLAGRYVAYSLNQESFRFMLDPMLQNGSERISAMGYGNAINALSDTEGGMAKYFSQRFAQVTNPPLDSIREADGMSMRVALGAKPDGTGTTGRQLVVQSPILGHLDMVRLREQDIVPLERFDMLYVPVPDDEQANADAVRGALDALCDAIEAFAARGGGIAVVTDREVSSTRAPLPVILAVAAVNQRLIETGLRLRVSVVAESGQLPSSHHVATALGFGAAAVYSLSARLRAEEKYPAAPAPAGELTATDLALKQFRKAAEKALAKTMGRVGLCTAESYIGGEFFEPNYLDTGDDVLARIFPHMQAPVGGVGFARIAQAATDWHERARSVASEGQVPLLGLFKERSDGAGHSFGVASVRGFGGMTEERPAFERSGDSDALRLLTLGQLDDSFGITDAAYRNTGYDRLSDAEIDAHRITPGYVTFLQTTHDERSRRPAALRDVLALPADVTGIDTAEDFARELGRFSTSGNASVTVRGLSGSRPSDDQDLPGGTERFRLELTSTGSTGALRHAALADGLALLHRGRSTSTPSTTPG, from the coding sequence GTGAACCCCACCTCTTTCGGTCTCTACGACCCTGCCCGCGAATCGAGCGATTGCGGCGTCGGTTTCATCACCCGTCTCGACGGGACACCGAGCCACGACGTCATCCGCAAGGGCGACGAAGCGCTGTGCTCCATCCCGCACCGCGGCGGCAAGTCCGCCGAGGGTGTCGGTGACGGCGCGGGCGTCAGCATCGACCTGTCGGTGGAGTTCTTCAGCGCGATCACCGGCGAGCAGCTGCGCGCCGGGCACTTCGGCGTCGCGAACTGCTTCGTGCCGAGCGGCGCCGGCCCGGCCGCGGACGCCGAGCGCGCGCGTGCGCAGCAGACCGTCACGGACGCCATCGAGCAGCAGGGCTTCGAGCTCCTGCTCGTCCGCGACGTCCCGGTGGACCACTCCGTCGCGCGCCCCGAGGCCGAGCAGTACCAGCTGCCGATCCTGCAGTGGGTCTTCCGTGCACCGTCCGACTGGGACCGCACCGAGGTCGACGCCGCCGCGAACCGCGCCCTGCTCGCGATCGAGGCGGTGTCCTACGCGCAGGCCGCCGCCGAGCGTGCCGAGCACGCCGCCCTGTACCCGCTCTCGCTCAGCGCCCGGACCCAGATCCTGAAGGGCCGGCTGAACTCGGGCGAGGTGATCGGGTACTTCACCGACCTGCGCGACCCCCGGCACTCGGTGCGGACGCTGTACTTCCACACCCGGTTCTCGACGAACACCGAGCCGCACCCGACGATGGCGCAGCCGTTCCGCCTGATGGCGCACAACGGCGAGCTCAACACCGACCGCAAGAACCGGCTGTCGGACGAGGCGCTCGCGCGGGCCCGCACCCGGAGCATCGTGCGTCCGCCCGGGCAGTCGGACTCGAGCCGACTCGACCAGACCCTGCAGAGCCGCGTGTTCGACGACGGGCTCGAGATCATCGAGGCCGTGGTCTCGCTCATGCCGCCGGCGTGGGAGAACGACCGCACCCTGACCCCGGACGTCCGGGACATGCTCGAGTACTTCTCGCTGTACGAGGAGAAGAACGACGGCCCCGCCGCCGTGATCTTCAGCGACGGCGACGTCGTCGGCGCCCGCCTGGACCGCCTGGGCCTGCGGCCGCTGCGCACCGTCGAGACGGCCGAGTACCTGATGGTGTCGTCCGAGGCCGGCCAGGTCGAGTTCGACGCCGACGAGGTCGTCCACCGCGGCCGCATCGAGGCCGGCGGCATGCTCGTCGTCGACCACCGCACCGGCACCCGCATGCGCACGGGCGAGGTGCTGCACATGCTCGCGGCCCGCCGTGACTACGGCGCCCTGCTCGACGCCGCCCGCGTGAACCTGGACGACGTGCCCGCTCCGGACTACGAGCGCACGACGTCCACCCTGGGCTACGACGGCGACCTGTCGCTCGCGGGGCGGTACGTGGCGTACTCATTGAACCAGGAGAGCTTCCGGTTCATGCTCGACCCGATGCTGCAGAACGGGTCGGAGCGCATCTCGGCGATGGGCTACGGCAACGCGATCAACGCCCTGAGCGACACCGAGGGCGGCATGGCGAAGTACTTCTCGCAGCGCTTCGCCCAGGTGACGAACCCGCCGCTCGACTCGATCCGCGAGGCCGACGGGATGTCGATGCGCGTCGCGCTCGGCGCGAAGCCGGACGGCACGGGCACCACGGGGCGTCAGCTCGTCGTGCAGTCCCCGATCCTCGGGCACCTCGACATGGTGCGGCTGCGCGAGCAGGACATCGTGCCGCTCGAACGTTTCGACATGCTCTACGTGCCGGTGCCCGACGACGAGCAGGCCAACGCCGACGCGGTGCGCGGCGCGCTGGACGCGCTGTGCGACGCGATCGAGGCGTTCGCGGCGCGCGGTGGGGGGATCGCGGTCGTGACCGACCGCGAGGTGTCGTCGACCCGTGCGCCCCTCCCCGTGATCCTGGCCGTGGCCGCCGTCAACCAGCGGCTCATCGAGACCGGTCTGCGCCTGCGGGTGTCCGTCGTCGCGGAGAGCGGTCAGCTGCCATCGTCACACCACGTCGCGACCGCGCTGGGCTTCGGTGCCGCCGCTGTGTACAGCTTGAGCGCTCGGCTGCGTGCGGAGGAGAAGTACCCCGCCGCACCCGCACCCGCCGGCGAGCTGACCGCGACCGACCTCGCACTGAAGCAGTTCCGCAAGGCCGCCGAGAAGGCCCTGGCGAAGACCATGGGCCGCGTCGGCCTGTGCACCGCCGAGAGCTACATCGGTGGCGAGTTCTTCGAGCCGAACTACCTCGACACCGGCGACGACGTGCTCGCGCGGATCTTCCCGCACATGCAGGCACCGGTCGGCGGCGTCGGTTTCGCGCGCATCGCCCAGGCGGCGACGGACTGGCACGAGCGTGCCCGCTCGGTGGCGTCCGAGGGCCAGGTCCCGCTGCTCGGGCTGTTCAAGGAACGCTCCGACGGCGCCGGCCACTCGTTCGGCGTCGCGAGCGTCCGCGGGTTCGGTGGCATGACCGAGGAGCGCCCGGCCTTCGAACGCTCCGGCGACTCGGACGCGCTACGCCTGCTCACGCTCGGCCAGCTCGACGACTCGTTCGGCATCACCGACGCCGCGTACCGGAACACCGGGTACGACCGACTGAGCGATGCCGAGATCGACGCGCACCGCATCACGCCGGGGTACGTCACGTTCCTGCAGACGACCCACGACGAGCGGTCCCGTCGTCCCGCCGCGCTCCGCGACGTGCTCGCGCTGCCCGCGGACGTCACCGGGATCGACACGGCCGAGGACTTCGCCCGCGAGCTCGGCCGCTTCTCGACGAGCGGCAACGCCAGCGTCACCGTGCGCGGGCTCTCCGGCTCGCGTCCGTCGGACGACCAGGACCTGCCGGGAGGCACGGAGCGGTTCCGGCTGGAGCTCACGTCGACGGGGTCCACGGGTGCACTGCGCCACGCGGCACTGGCGGACGGCCTCGCGCTGCTCCACCGGGGCAGATCGACGTCGACGCCGTCGACGACACCGGGGTGA
- a CDS encoding response regulator transcription factor, whose translation MPGPPLQRTDGSPVRALVVDDEHALAEAVSLAFAGDGWAVRSVHRGRDVLFAAREFQPDVIVLDVMLPDIDGFEVLERLRDSRDGVRVLFLTARDAPEDRLTGLTGGGDDYLTKPFGIEELLVRARILARTSARVAAAGVSAEVVVGDLRLDEDARSVSRAGERIELTPTEYELLRHLARNANRVLSREQLLASVWGMDFGTSSNLVDMYVSYLRKKLDAGREPMLQTVRGAGYVLRPAT comes from the coding sequence ATGCCCGGCCCCCCGCTGCAGCGCACCGACGGCTCCCCCGTCCGCGCCCTCGTCGTCGACGACGAGCACGCCCTGGCCGAGGCCGTCTCCCTGGCGTTCGCGGGCGACGGCTGGGCCGTGCGGTCCGTGCACCGCGGGCGCGACGTGCTGTTCGCGGCCCGGGAGTTCCAGCCCGACGTGATCGTGCTCGACGTGATGCTGCCGGACATCGACGGGTTCGAGGTGCTCGAACGGCTCCGCGACTCCCGCGACGGCGTCCGGGTGCTGTTCCTCACCGCACGCGACGCCCCCGAGGACCGGCTCACCGGGCTGACCGGCGGCGGCGACGACTACCTGACCAAGCCCTTCGGCATCGAGGAGCTGCTCGTCCGTGCGCGGATCCTGGCGCGCACCTCGGCCCGGGTCGCCGCGGCCGGGGTGAGCGCCGAGGTCGTGGTCGGGGACCTCCGGCTCGACGAGGACGCCCGCTCGGTCAGCCGTGCCGGGGAACGCATCGAGCTCACGCCGACCGAGTACGAGCTGCTGCGGCACCTGGCCCGGAACGCCAACCGGGTGCTGTCCCGCGAGCAACTGCTGGCGAGCGTCTGGGGCATGGACTTCGGCACGTCGTCGAACCTGGTGGACATGTACGTGTCGTACCTGCGGAAGAAGCTCGACGCCGGACGCGAGCCGATGCTGCAGACCGTCCGTGGGGCGGGGTACGTGCTCCGGCCGGCGACGTGA
- a CDS encoding bifunctional glycosyltransferase family 2/GtrA family protein, whose translation MSGMTETNQPLDIDIVVPCYNEQDTLAAHVRRLHTFCRTSLHHSWRITIADNASTDDTARIADDLAAMLPGVHAVHLPEKGRGRALKEVWAASPATVLVYVDEDLSTDLAALDPLVAPLLSGHSDLAIGTRLAGSSRVVRGSKREFISRSYNLLLRTTMGVSFSDAQCGFKAVTKAAADHLLPLCEDDAWFFDTELLVLAEHAGLRIHEVPVDWVDDVNSSVHIASTATEDLKGMWRVSRNIATGRVPISTVYTAIGRQPFSPPSVGFLGQVLRFGAIGVLSTLAFAALYALFRPAIGAQTADFLALLVTAIGNTALNRRFTFGVRGRAGAGRHHVQGLVVFGVAWAITSGSLVVLHASVPGASHGAEIAVLTAANLVATGVRFVLFKAWVFRARRRPELIRPGTTPAADASTAVTEPIATAERTGDRAA comes from the coding sequence ATGAGCGGCATGACGGAGACGAACCAGCCCCTCGACATCGACATCGTCGTCCCCTGCTACAACGAGCAGGACACGCTCGCCGCCCACGTGCGACGGCTCCACACCTTCTGCCGGACGTCGTTGCACCACTCGTGGCGGATCACGATCGCGGACAACGCCTCGACCGACGACACCGCCCGGATCGCCGACGACCTCGCCGCGATGCTCCCCGGCGTCCACGCGGTGCACCTGCCCGAGAAGGGCCGGGGCCGCGCACTCAAGGAGGTCTGGGCGGCATCGCCCGCGACCGTGCTCGTCTACGTGGACGAGGACCTGTCCACCGACCTCGCCGCGCTCGACCCCCTCGTGGCACCCCTGCTGTCGGGGCACTCGGACCTGGCGATCGGCACCCGGCTGGCAGGTTCGTCGCGCGTGGTGCGCGGCAGCAAGCGGGAGTTCATCTCGCGCTCGTACAACCTGCTGCTCCGGACGACGATGGGGGTGTCGTTCTCGGATGCGCAGTGCGGGTTCAAGGCGGTCACGAAGGCCGCTGCCGACCACCTGCTGCCGTTGTGCGAGGACGACGCCTGGTTCTTCGACACCGAGCTGCTCGTGCTGGCCGAGCACGCGGGACTCCGCATCCACGAGGTCCCCGTCGACTGGGTCGACGACGTCAACTCCTCGGTGCACATCGCGTCGACCGCGACCGAGGACCTGAAGGGCATGTGGCGGGTGTCGAGGAACATCGCCACCGGGCGGGTGCCGATCAGCACGGTCTACACGGCGATCGGTCGGCAGCCGTTCAGCCCACCGAGCGTCGGGTTCCTCGGGCAGGTCCTGCGGTTCGGGGCGATCGGGGTGCTCTCGACCCTGGCGTTCGCCGCCCTGTACGCCCTGTTCCGGCCGGCGATCGGTGCCCAGACCGCAGACTTCCTCGCGCTGCTGGTCACGGCGATCGGCAACACCGCTCTGAACCGACGGTTCACGTTCGGGGTGCGAGGCCGTGCGGGAGCGGGTCGGCACCACGTGCAGGGCCTGGTCGTGTTCGGCGTCGCCTGGGCGATCACGTCGGGGTCGCTGGTGGTGCTGCACGCGTCGGTACCGGGCGCTTCGCACGGTGCGGAGATCGCGGTGCTGACGGCAGCCAACCTGGTGGCGACCGGCGTGCGGTTCGTGTTGTTCAAGGCGTGGGTGTTCCGTGCTCGCCGGCGCCCGGAGCTCATCCGCCCCGGCACCACCCCGGCGGCCGACGCCAGCACGGCGGTCACCGAACCGATCGCGACCGCCGAACGCACCGGTGACCGCGCCGCCTGA
- a CDS encoding sensor histidine kinase: MSRPGRTARVPSLRWRIVAAVALLLVATNVVVGAVTVVAFRGYLVDRLDAELSTAAMRTVGGRDGAEPPPGASGPPPGSSSSSSSSSSSSSSSSDSDDLPDPDNAFIGAPGQSAGTVIAIVRDGDVVLGGYTDGDGDQRRLTAAQQRTLAAVQTGGESVTVGLGTLGDYRVQAVGDDGDVFVTALPLGDLDAAIARLLLVIGVVTVLGLAVAAWALTVLVRRSLRPLERVAAVASGVTALDLERGDPDIPVRVSDSDLRANREVAQVGNALNRLLGHVARALIVRRDAEAGMRTFVADASHELRTPIATVRAYAELSERTSDLDTVHRNVERIGREAVRMGDLVDELLLLARLDASALASESPASQVVREPLDLTSLVVEATVDARATAPDHRWTLQIVDDQPVSVAGDEVQLRRVVTNLLTNARTHTPPGTAVVVSLQSVPGSGGAVVRFVVANDGPPIPTESLATLFDRFTRGEASRSREHGTSGLGLAIVRAVVLAHGGGVRVASEPGRTAFTVDLPASGGSTGGASGGSTGDASGASCASGAS, translated from the coding sequence GTGAGCCGCCCCGGGCGCACCGCGCGTGTGCCGTCGCTGCGCTGGCGGATCGTGGCGGCCGTGGCCCTGCTGCTCGTGGCGACGAACGTCGTCGTGGGGGCGGTGACCGTCGTCGCGTTCCGGGGGTACCTGGTCGACCGACTGGACGCGGAGCTGTCGACGGCGGCGATGCGGACCGTCGGCGGACGGGACGGGGCCGAACCGCCGCCGGGGGCGTCCGGGCCACCGCCGGGGTCGTCGTCGTCCTCGTCCTCGTCGTCGTCGTCCTCCTCGTCGTCGTCGGACTCGGATGATCTGCCGGATCCCGACAACGCCTTCATCGGTGCGCCGGGGCAGTCGGCGGGCACGGTCATCGCCATCGTCCGCGACGGCGACGTGGTGCTCGGTGGCTACACCGACGGTGACGGTGACCAGCGCCGCCTGACCGCGGCGCAGCAGCGGACGCTCGCAGCGGTCCAGACCGGCGGCGAGTCCGTGACGGTCGGACTCGGCACGCTCGGCGACTACCGGGTGCAGGCGGTCGGCGACGACGGCGACGTGTTCGTCACCGCGCTCCCCCTCGGCGACCTCGACGCCGCGATCGCCCGACTGCTGCTCGTCATCGGGGTCGTCACGGTGCTCGGGCTCGCCGTCGCCGCGTGGGCCCTCACGGTGCTCGTCCGTCGATCGCTCCGGCCGCTCGAGCGGGTCGCCGCGGTGGCGTCCGGCGTGACCGCGCTCGACCTGGAACGCGGCGACCCGGACATCCCCGTCCGCGTGTCCGACTCCGACCTGCGCGCGAACCGCGAGGTCGCGCAGGTCGGCAACGCGCTGAACCGGCTGCTGGGCCACGTCGCCCGGGCGCTCATCGTCCGTCGTGACGCCGAGGCGGGCATGCGGACGTTCGTCGCCGACGCCTCGCACGAGCTGCGGACCCCGATCGCCACCGTCCGGGCGTACGCCGAGCTGTCGGAGCGGACTTCCGACCTGGACACCGTGCACCGCAACGTCGAACGGATCGGACGCGAGGCCGTCCGGATGGGCGACCTCGTCGACGAGCTGCTGCTGCTCGCACGGCTCGACGCCTCGGCCCTGGCGTCGGAGTCGCCGGCGTCGCAGGTCGTCCGCGAGCCGCTCGACCTGACGTCGCTCGTGGTCGAGGCCACCGTGGACGCCCGTGCGACCGCTCCGGACCACCGGTGGACGTTGCAGATCGTGGACGACCAGCCGGTCAGCGTGGCCGGCGACGAGGTGCAGCTCCGGCGGGTGGTCACGAACCTGTTGACCAACGCCCGGACGCACACGCCGCCGGGGACGGCCGTCGTGGTGTCGTTGCAGTCGGTGCCCGGGTCGGGAGGTGCCGTCGTCCGCTTCGTCGTGGCGAACGACGGGCCGCCGATCCCCACCGAGTCCCTGGCGACCCTGTTCGACCGGTTCACCCGGGGTGAGGCCTCGCGCTCACGGGAGCACGGCACGAGCGGCCTCGGGCTCGCGATCGTGCGGGCCGTGGTCCTGGCGCACGGCGGCGGTGTGCGGGTCGCGTCCGAGCCCGGACGGACCGCGTTCACCGTGGACCTGCCGGCCTCGGGCGGGTCGACGGGGGGCGCTTCGGGCGGGTCGACGGGGGACGCTTCGGGCGCTTCGTGCGCTTCGGGCGCTTCGTGA
- a CDS encoding ArnT family glycosyltransferase produces the protein MTDRRDAARSAARDRRRPPLARLFLGEREDARWLRPAFWALLTVTAVVYLWDLSISGYANSFYAAAVQAGTKSWEAFFFGSLDSSNFITVDKPPASLWVMVLSARLFGFSSTSLLLPQALMAVGSVALVWGTVRRILARLGTTTANVGALLAGFVVAATPAAALMFRFDNPDALLVLLMTAGAYCTVRALPEGSWKWMALAGVALGFAFLTKMLQGLLVLPAFGLVYLFAARTGWGRRVTGLLVAAGSLVVAAGWWVVAVWLWPAESRPYIGGSTNNTVLDLVFGYNGLGRIFGGSGNGGGGGGMTGGTAGGSFGGSTGLNRLFSSEMGLEISWLLPAALIALVVGLVVVGRRHLADPARAGLVLWGGWLLVTGLVFSYMSGTIHPYYTVALAPAIAGLVGTGGALLWHARARFVGRLGLAAMIGVTAFWGWCLLNENPTWLPWLRWAMLAGGLLSAALIVIGSVPSLRRLVTVGVLAGTLFGLSGTTAYALATTTVAHSGSIPSVGPAGSSSGGMGGGGTGGFPGGTGGPGGSTSGSDDGGSDSTSDTQQGPGGTPPEGGSGEAPDGTTGEVPEGTAGQAPGSGQDGTDDATSEGGSGTGLQAGGGGEGASTSSALQELLEASDAKWAAAVNGSQSAAQLELDTDTAVMAIGGWSSDPAPTLAQFKASVADGDIGYYVSSGSGGGMGGGSSTASAIQEWVAANYESTTVGGQTVYDLSTTK, from the coding sequence GTGACCGACCGACGCGATGCCGCGCGCAGTGCCGCGCGGGATCGGCGCCGCCCGCCCCTCGCCCGGCTGTTCCTCGGCGAGCGCGAGGACGCCCGCTGGCTCCGGCCGGCGTTCTGGGCGCTCCTGACCGTGACCGCCGTGGTGTACCTGTGGGACCTCAGCATCTCCGGGTACGCCAACAGCTTCTACGCCGCCGCCGTGCAGGCCGGCACGAAGTCGTGGGAGGCGTTCTTCTTCGGCTCCCTCGACTCGTCGAACTTCATCACGGTCGACAAACCGCCGGCTTCGCTGTGGGTGATGGTGCTGTCCGCCCGGCTGTTCGGCTTCTCGAGCACCAGCCTGCTGCTCCCCCAGGCACTGATGGCCGTCGGTTCGGTCGCCCTGGTCTGGGGCACGGTCCGCCGCATCCTGGCCCGACTCGGCACCACCACCGCGAACGTCGGCGCCCTGCTCGCGGGCTTCGTCGTCGCAGCGACCCCGGCGGCGGCGCTGATGTTCCGCTTCGACAACCCGGACGCCCTGCTCGTCCTGCTGATGACCGCCGGGGCGTACTGCACGGTGCGGGCACTGCCGGAGGGCAGCTGGAAGTGGATGGCGCTCGCCGGGGTCGCCCTGGGCTTCGCGTTCCTGACGAAGATGCTGCAGGGCCTGCTCGTCCTGCCCGCCTTCGGCCTCGTCTACCTGTTCGCCGCCCGCACCGGTTGGGGCCGACGCGTGACCGGTCTGCTCGTCGCGGCCGGCTCCCTCGTGGTGGCCGCCGGCTGGTGGGTCGTCGCCGTGTGGCTCTGGCCCGCCGAGTCGCGCCCGTACATCGGCGGCTCGACGAACAACACCGTCCTCGACCTGGTGTTCGGCTACAACGGCCTCGGCCGGATCTTCGGCGGCTCGGGCAACGGCGGCGGAGGCGGCGGCATGACCGGCGGGACCGCCGGAGGCTCGTTCGGCGGCTCGACCGGTCTGAACCGCCTGTTCTCGTCGGAGATGGGGCTCGAGATCTCGTGGCTCCTGCCCGCAGCGCTCATCGCCCTGGTCGTCGGCCTGGTCGTCGTCGGCCGCCGGCACCTGGCCGATCCCGCACGCGCAGGTCTGGTCCTCTGGGGCGGTTGGCTCCTGGTCACCGGACTCGTGTTCTCGTACATGTCCGGCACGATCCACCCGTACTACACGGTCGCCCTCGCCCCGGCCATCGCCGGACTCGTCGGCACCGGCGGTGCCCTGCTCTGGCACGCACGAGCCCGGTTCGTCGGCCGCCTCGGCCTGGCTGCGATGATCGGCGTCACGGCGTTCTGGGGCTGGTGCCTGCTGAACGAGAACCCGACCTGGCTCCCGTGGCTGCGCTGGGCGATGCTCGCCGGTGGGCTGCTGTCCGCAGCGCTGATCGTCATCGGCAGCGTGCCGTCGCTGCGCAGGCTCGTCACGGTCGGCGTCCTCGCCGGCACCCTGTTCGGGCTGTCCGGCACCACCGCCTACGCCCTCGCCACGACGACCGTCGCGCACTCCGGTTCGATCCCGAGCGTCGGTCCGGCGGGCAGCAGCTCCGGCGGGATGGGCGGCGGTGGTACCGGTGGCTTCCCGGGAGGCACGGGCGGACCGGGTGGGTCGACCTCCGGCTCCGACGACGGCGGCTCCGACAGCACGTCGGACACCCAGCAGGGTCCCGGCGGGACCCCGCCCGAGGGCGGGTCCGGCGAGGCGCCGGACGGCACGACCGGCGAGGTGCCGGAGGGCACCGCCGGGCAGGCACCGGGCAGTGGCCAGGACGGCACGGACGACGCGACGTCCGAGGGTGGGTCGGGGACGGGCCTCCAGGCCGGGGGTGGTGGCGAGGGTGCGTCGACCTCGTCCGCCCTGCAGGAGCTGCTCGAGGCATCCGACGCGAAGTGGGCGGCCGCGGTCAACGGATCGCAGTCGGCCGCGCAGCTCGAACTCGACACCGACACCGCCGTGATGGCGATCGGCGGCTGGTCGAGCGACCCGGCACCGACGCTCGCGCAGTTCAAGGCGTCCGTCGCCGACGGTGACATCGGGTACTACGTGTCGTCCGGGTCCGGCGGCGGGATGGGCGGCGGTTCGTCGACCGCGTCGGCGATCCAGGAGTGGGTCGCGGCGAACTACGAGTCGACGACCGTCGGCGGCCAGACCGTCTACGACCTGAGCACCACGAAGTGA
- a CDS encoding helix-turn-helix transcriptional regulator codes for MTTERDEARRTAVLLPGERLGLALDERCPEFTELLLAPPLHGIRPDGHDWLRRRYEQIVPLVLPAALRAVERGEPLDPECLVRLREVAAASADDPQVDVSVVLRGALPAIRVFALVMHTATREHATTIDHAGRTMLAMSRASLVAHELGSCWAEAWAQQRGGASGDATAALGADDIDLVASAPGLDETEERMLALAARGLSNDAIAKETAYSRQAVAWHLGRLMKSWNAPNRTALVSVAFVRGWIRSRRDLRLAARNRPSAIEAARTDDDAP; via the coding sequence ATGACGACCGAGCGTGACGAGGCACGACGGACGGCCGTGCTGCTCCCCGGGGAGCGGCTGGGCCTGGCGCTCGACGAGCGGTGCCCGGAGTTCACGGAGCTGCTGCTCGCGCCACCGTTGCACGGCATCCGACCCGACGGGCACGACTGGCTCCGGCGTCGGTACGAGCAGATCGTCCCGCTCGTGCTCCCGGCGGCACTGCGCGCGGTCGAGCGTGGGGAGCCACTCGACCCGGAGTGCCTGGTGCGGCTCCGCGAGGTCGCAGCCGCCAGCGCCGACGACCCGCAGGTCGACGTCTCGGTCGTGCTCCGCGGCGCCCTGCCCGCGATCCGTGTCTTCGCCCTCGTCATGCACACGGCCACCCGCGAGCACGCGACGACGATCGACCACGCCGGACGGACGATGCTCGCGATGAGCCGGGCATCACTCGTGGCACACGAACTCGGCTCGTGCTGGGCGGAGGCCTGGGCGCAGCAGCGGGGAGGGGCGTCGGGGGACGCGACCGCAGCACTCGGCGCCGACGACATCGACCTGGTGGCGTCGGCGCCCGGCCTGGACGAGACCGAGGAACGGATGCTGGCGCTCGCCGCCCGCGGGCTCTCGAACGACGCGATCGCCAAGGAGACCGCCTACAGCCGGCAGGCCGTCGCCTGGCACCTCGGCCGGCTCATGAAGTCCTGGAACGCGCCGAACCGGACGGCGCTGGTGTCGGTCGCCTTCGTCCGGGGCTGGATCCGGTCCCGGCGCGACCTCAGGCTCGCTGCGCGCAACCGGCCGTCGGCGATCGAAGCGGCGCGGACGGACGACGACGCTCCCTGA